The following are encoded together in the Chloroflexota bacterium genome:
- a CDS encoding carbon-nitrogen family hydrolase, with protein MNIALGDPETNFALVREWAAEAARHGSSLVVFPELWSTGYDLENWHKHASPLGEGMFAEVSALAAEFNIGIAGSILEARNGKCYNTLALFNPDGTQQAVYRKLHLFRLMEEEKWLAPGEEAVTTEAAWGKTGLAICYDLRFTELFRKYAFFGSKLVILPAEWPSRRTAHWQTLIRARAIENQMFVVAVNRVGESKGEHFGGKSAVIDSWGETVVEGGDGPELLHAEIDLALADEVRKRIPVFEDRRSDIYG; from the coding sequence ATGAACATCGCCCTCGGCGACCCCGAAACCAACTTCGCCCTCGTCCGCGAGTGGGCGGCAGAGGCGGCGCGGCACGGCTCGTCGCTTGTCGTCTTCCCCGAACTGTGGAGCACCGGCTACGACTTGGAGAACTGGCACAAGCACGCCTCGCCGCTCGGCGAAGGCATGTTCGCCGAAGTCTCGGCGCTGGCGGCGGAGTTCAACATCGGCATCGCCGGATCGATCCTTGAAGCGCGAAACGGCAAATGCTACAACACCCTGGCGCTCTTCAACCCTGACGGCACGCAACAGGCCGTCTATCGCAAACTACATCTCTTTCGATTGATGGAAGAAGAGAAGTGGCTGGCACCGGGCGAGGAGGCGGTGACGACTGAGGCGGCCTGGGGCAAGACCGGGCTGGCGATCTGCTACGACCTGCGCTTCACCGAACTGTTTCGCAAATACGCATTCTTTGGCTCCAAGCTGGTCATCCTGCCTGCCGAGTGGCCCAGCCGCCGGACGGCCCACTGGCAGACTCTGATTCGGGCGCGGGCGATTGAGAATCAAATGTTCGTGGTCGCCGTCAACCGCGTGGGCGAGTCGAAAGGCGAACACTTCGGCGGCAAGTCGGCGGTGATTGACTCGTGGGGCGAGACGGTGGTCGAAGGCGGCGACGGGCCGGAGCTACTACACGCCGAGATTGACCTGGCGCTGGCCGACGAGGTGCGCAAACGAATCCCGGTGTTTGAAGATCGCCGGAGCGATATTTACGGATAA